From one Deltaproteobacteria bacterium genomic stretch:
- a CDS encoding HigA family addiction module antitoxin produces MNDIASERVGPMLNPPHLGELIRESMDDVGWNVTETAARLGCERGTLSRLLNGKAGVSATMALALENIGWGTAEHWMRMQASYELARARRDWTAADRRVRAPHA; encoded by the coding sequence ATGAACGACATTGCAAGCGAGCGCGTCGGCCCGATGCTGAACCCGCCGCACCTGGGCGAACTGATCCGCGAGAGCATGGACGATGTGGGCTGGAACGTGACCGAGACGGCGGCGCGTCTCGGCTGCGAGCGCGGCACGCTGTCGCGCCTGCTGAACGGCAAGGCGGGCGTGTCGGCGACCATGGCGCTGGCGTTGGAGAACATCGGCTGGGGCACCGCCGAGCATTGGATGCGGATGCAGGCGAGCTACGAGCTTGCGCGGGCGCGGCGCGACTGGACGGCTGCGGATCGGCGCGTGAGGGCGCCGCACGCATGA
- a CDS encoding adenine-specific methyltransferase EcoRI family protein translates to MSLNENLGRAKQQRNDEFYTQLPDIENELRHYSRHFRGKVVYCNCDDPRISNFFHYFSYNFERLGLKKLITACYKNQERDLFSRHDSEQAIWLEYKGNAKGGRVPEVGDIGIREFEEDGDFRSEECIDLLKQADIVVTNPPFSLFRAYVAQLVEYGKKFLIIGSQNAITYKEIFSLIKDNRLWLGVTPKGQDMLFDVPEGYAQELVATAKEGSAYRVVEGVIKGRLGNAAWFTNLDHAKRHEELILYKRYSREEYATYDNYDAINVDKVADIPMDWDGAMGVPVTFLDKHNPEQFEIVGLIAGNIKGMAGIVSSRGKDGPYINGKLKYGRILIRNKAPQT, encoded by the coding sequence ATGTCGCTGAATGAAAACCTGGGAAGGGCCAAGCAGCAACGGAACGACGAGTTCTACACGCAGCTTCCCGACATCGAGAACGAACTGCGCCACTACAGCCGACACTTTCGCGGCAAGGTCGTGTACTGCAATTGCGACGATCCCCGCATCTCCAACTTCTTTCATTACTTCTCGTACAACTTCGAGCGCTTGGGTCTGAAGAAACTCATCACTGCGTGCTACAAGAACCAGGAACGCGACCTGTTCAGCCGTCACGACTCGGAGCAGGCGATATGGCTTGAGTACAAGGGGAACGCTAAGGGCGGCAGGGTGCCCGAAGTCGGGGATATCGGAATCCGTGAGTTTGAGGAGGACGGCGACTTCCGCAGCGAGGAATGCATCGACTTGCTAAAGCAGGCAGACATCGTGGTGACCAATCCGCCGTTTTCGCTGTTCCGCGCATATGTTGCCCAACTGGTGGAGTACGGTAAGAAATTCCTGATCATCGGGAGTCAGAACGCCATTACCTACAAGGAGATTTTCTCACTAATCAAAGACAACAGATTGTGGCTTGGTGTCACCCCGAAGGGCCAAGACATGCTGTTCGATGTGCCGGAGGGATACGCGCAGGAATTGGTGGCGACCGCAAAGGAGGGGAGCGCTTATAGGGTCGTCGAAGGGGTTATCAAGGGACGGTTGGGCAACGCTGCCTGGTTCACCAATCTCGACCATGCCAAGCGCCACGAGGAATTGATCCTCTACAAGCGGTACTCGCGGGAGGAATACGCAACCTACGACAACTACGATGCAATCAACGTGGACAAGGTCGCCGATATTCCGATGGATTGGGATGGGGCGATGGGAGTGCCGGTCACGTTTCTCGACAAACACAACCCGGAGCAGTTTGAGATTGTCGGTCTTATCGCGGGCAACATTAAAGGCATGGCGGGTATTGTTTCGTCACGTGGAAAAGATGGCCCGTACATCAACGGTAAGCTAAAGTACGGCCGTATTCTGATCCGCAACAAGGCACCGCAAACATGA
- a CDS encoding type II toxin-antitoxin system RelE/ParE family toxin, with the protein MRIRHKGLRALHERDNPARVPAGLVPRLKRILFRLQEATHPRSTDAPGFRLHPLKGDRGGQWGVRVSGNWRVVFRFEDGEAVDVDLIDYH; encoded by the coding sequence ATGAGGATCAGGCACAAGGGACTGCGGGCGCTGCACGAGCGGGACAATCCCGCGCGGGTGCCTGCGGGTCTGGTGCCACGGCTCAAGCGCATCCTGTTCCGGCTGCAAGAGGCGACCCATCCGCGAAGCACCGACGCGCCGGGCTTCCGGCTGCATCCCCTGAAGGGCGACCGCGGGGGCCAGTGGGGCGTTCGCGTCTCCGGCAACTGGCGCGTGGTGTTCCGCTTCGAGGACGGCGAAGCCGTGGACGTGGACCTGATCGACTACCACTGA
- a CDS encoding AAA family ATPase — MRAKARQAERKQPAPDLFSGPLQAAGDTAAWAVEHLSERQAVFSHGDLLAAALAREPGAVTAEAAERAMATLEQDRVLHAARGLELGKHWTTDAAMARESEAIALMKAGQGAEKTIMRGWIAETKLHGGRLNEGQKEAVKLILSTSDRVLGVQGYAGTGKTTMLNRLRTLAESRGYNTTGLAPSASAARTLERESGIGSETLQRFLARHEGIIEGRGTARGLRNLRASLSKTVLVVDESSLASSEQMRGLLRAATTLRVPRVVLVGDEKQLGAVEAGKPFEQLRQAGMQTAVMDEILRQRDMDLKEAVRAGLTGEVKTAFEKLGDRIAQVEREDIGKEAAKRWVSLSPEDRAATGVIAPTRALRDEINDTIRAQLVAEGAVSGPARQGKKLVSRGLTNSEMARASNYSAGDTVIFNRPYKTLGVEKGDEREVERVDYERNTVWLGDGNGNLVDWRPYMLAGAKGGVEVYRSEEMELRKGDRVRWTRNDPGPGLANGETAAVESVGKDGVRFRLEDGSAAKLAEGDAQLRHLDRAWASTVHAFQGRTVNQIVAAMPTGNPDLTNQRAFYVAISRARDAAELVTDDAWKLSDQLERATGERVAALDGAAMEAAHEAVFGLETDHERDGEQDARGHDRTDHALEEEHVIDPERERESGPGLETDGELDRSEESEHDRLQDESFEPAQVTLDFDLDM; from the coding sequence GTGCGCGCCAAGGCAAGGCAGGCTGAGCGGAAGCAACCCGCTCCGGACCTGTTCAGTGGTCCGCTTCAAGCGGCGGGAGACACCGCGGCCTGGGCCGTAGAGCACCTGTCCGAGCGCCAAGCGGTGTTCTCGCATGGGGATCTTCTTGCAGCGGCGCTGGCGCGGGAGCCGGGGGCGGTGACGGCCGAGGCGGCGGAGCGGGCCATGGCAACCCTCGAACAGGACCGTGTCCTCCACGCGGCGCGGGGTCTGGAATTGGGGAAACACTGGACCACGGACGCGGCAATGGCGCGGGAGTCGGAGGCCATCGCGCTGATGAAGGCGGGCCAGGGCGCCGAAAAGACGATCATGCGGGGCTGGATTGCGGAGACAAAGCTCCACGGCGGCCGTCTCAACGAGGGGCAGAAGGAAGCGGTGAAGCTAATCCTCTCGACCAGCGACCGGGTGTTGGGGGTGCAGGGATACGCCGGCACGGGCAAGACGACGATGTTGAACCGGCTCCGGACGCTCGCGGAGAGCCGAGGCTACAACACGACAGGGCTCGCTCCGTCGGCCTCCGCGGCCCGTACTTTGGAGCGGGAATCGGGGATCGGGTCGGAGACACTCCAGAGATTTCTGGCGCGCCACGAGGGAATCATCGAAGGCAGGGGTACGGCAAGGGGGCTTCGCAACCTGCGGGCCTCGTTATCGAAAACCGTGCTGGTGGTGGACGAGTCCTCGCTCGCGTCGAGCGAGCAGATGCGGGGACTGCTGCGGGCCGCGACCACGCTCCGGGTTCCGCGGGTGGTGCTGGTGGGAGACGAGAAGCAGCTCGGCGCAGTGGAGGCGGGCAAGCCCTTTGAGCAGTTGAGACAGGCCGGGATGCAGACCGCGGTGATGGACGAGATCCTCCGCCAGCGCGACATGGATCTCAAGGAGGCGGTCCGTGCGGGCCTGACGGGCGAGGTCAAGACTGCGTTCGAGAAACTCGGGGACAGGATCGCGCAGGTCGAGAGGGAGGATATCGGCAAGGAAGCGGCGAAGCGTTGGGTCTCGCTCTCTCCCGAAGATCGCGCCGCAACCGGGGTAATCGCGCCGACGCGGGCGCTGCGGGACGAGATCAATGACACGATCCGGGCGCAACTCGTGGCGGAAGGCGCAGTCTCCGGTCCTGCGAGGCAGGGCAAGAAGCTGGTGTCGCGGGGTCTTACTAATTCCGAGATGGCGCGGGCCTCGAACTACTCGGCGGGAGACACGGTGATCTTCAACCGCCCGTACAAGACCCTGGGGGTGGAGAAAGGCGACGAGCGCGAGGTGGAAAGGGTCGACTACGAGCGCAACACGGTCTGGCTCGGCGACGGAAACGGCAACCTGGTGGACTGGCGGCCCTACATGCTGGCGGGCGCCAAGGGCGGCGTGGAGGTCTACCGGAGCGAGGAGATGGAGCTTCGCAAGGGAGACCGTGTGCGGTGGACACGGAACGATCCGGGCCCGGGGCTCGCCAACGGCGAGACCGCGGCTGTGGAATCGGTCGGAAAGGACGGCGTCCGCTTCCGTCTCGAGGACGGATCGGCGGCGAAACTTGCCGAAGGCGACGCCCAACTCCGGCACCTCGACCGGGCCTGGGCCTCAACAGTGCACGCTTTCCAGGGCAGGACGGTAAACCAGATCGTTGCGGCCATGCCCACGGGGAACCCGGATCTGACCAACCAAAGAGCGTTCTACGTGGCGATCAGCCGGGCCCGGGACGCGGCGGAGCTGGTCACCGATGATGCCTGGAAGCTCTCGGATCAACTGGAGAGAGCCACGGGCGAGCGGGTTGCGGCGCTCGATGGGGCGGCGATGGAGGCCGCGCACGAGGCGGTGTTCGGCCTCGAAACCGACCACGAACGGGACGGCGAACAGGATGCGCGCGGTCATGACCGGACGGATCACGCCCTCGAAGAGGAGCACGTTATCGATCCGGAGCGCGAGCGCGAGTCTGGTCCGGGCCTCGAAACCGACGGCGAACTCGACCGTTCAGAGGAGTCGGAACACGATCGCCTGCAGGACGAGAGCTTCGAGCCGGCGCAGGTGACCCTCGATTTCGATCTCGATATGTAG
- a CDS encoding relaxase domain-containing protein produces the protein MVASIGVIASPSQGVSYYERDGYYAKDDPAHKEASAWAGKGAEDLGLSGSVDPDTFKAMLQGKVPDGPHLGKRDKDGEIHHRPGRDVTLSAPKSVSLMALVGGDERVVAAHDWAVNSTLSWIERNAVETRMQDKASRAMVHVGGQKMVAATFRHDTSRNLDPQLHTHAVVANMVQGEDGKWRTMVNDGLYRNKMAIGAVYRAELARGLKALGYGIEKTHPDGRFEIAGVSREVVVGFSTRRAEIEAAMLARDEGAPLENPKLADRAALMTRARKRDVDKGELRRS, from the coding sequence ATGGTAGCATCGATCGGCGTAATCGCCTCTCCGTCTCAGGGCGTGAGCTACTACGAGCGGGACGGCTACTATGCGAAGGACGATCCTGCCCACAAGGAGGCGAGCGCGTGGGCGGGCAAGGGGGCTGAGGATTTAGGGCTTTCGGGTTCGGTCGATCCCGACACATTCAAAGCCATGCTCCAAGGCAAGGTGCCGGACGGCCCGCACCTGGGCAAGCGGGACAAGGACGGGGAGATCCACCATCGGCCGGGACGGGACGTCACCCTCTCCGCCCCGAAGTCGGTCTCCCTCATGGCGCTGGTGGGAGGAGACGAGCGGGTCGTCGCCGCCCACGACTGGGCGGTAAACAGCACCCTTTCCTGGATCGAGCGCAACGCCGTCGAGACCCGCATGCAGGACAAGGCCAGCCGTGCGATGGTCCACGTGGGCGGACAGAAGATGGTGGCCGCAACCTTCCGCCACGACACTTCCCGCAACCTCGACCCGCAACTCCACACCCATGCCGTGGTGGCGAACATGGTGCAGGGCGAGGACGGGAAGTGGAGGACCATGGTCAACGACGGGCTCTACCGGAACAAGATGGCGATCGGCGCGGTCTACCGGGCCGAGCTTGCCCGGGGCCTCAAGGCCCTGGGTTACGGGATCGAGAAGACCCACCCGGACGGCAGGTTCGAGATCGCGGGAGTGTCGCGGGAGGTGGTGGTGGGGTTCTCGACGCGGCGGGCGGAGATCGAGGCGGCGATGCTGGCGCGGGATGAAGGGGCGCCTTTGGAGAACCCGAAGCTGGCGGACCGCGCGGCGTTGATGACGCGGGCCAGGAAAAGGGACGTGGACAAGGGGGAGCTTCGACGGAGTTGA
- a CDS encoding DUF1353 domain-containing protein, translating to MSIKYRHIGHPDWKYQITEDYSRKLLSCMCDATGEILGKDLDGKETKYVNVSNGRITICEGYTWNGANWFPDIECTQEATLVHDALYQMIRENETAENWRLCADRLLYCVVTERSQQRWLASMMYSAIRGHQQVPILGGILGGLFGLFGGLFTDPSFDCELCD from the coding sequence GTGTCGATCAAGTACCGCCATATAGGCCACCCCGACTGGAAATACCAGATCACCGAGGATTACTCTCGAAAGCTGCTGTCGTGCATGTGCGATGCCACGGGGGAAATACTCGGCAAGGACTTAGACGGCAAGGAGACGAAGTACGTCAACGTCTCCAATGGTCGCATCACCATCTGCGAGGGCTACACCTGGAACGGAGCGAATTGGTTCCCGGATATCGAGTGCACCCAGGAAGCCACGCTTGTTCACGACGCCCTGTATCAGATGATCAGGGAGAATGAAACCGCGGAGAACTGGCGGCTCTGTGCGGACCGCCTGCTATACTGTGTGGTGACAGAGCGGTCCCAACAGCGTTGGTTGGCGAGCATGATGTATTCCGCCATCCGTGGCCATCAGCAGGTTCCCATCCTTGGCGGCATCCTTGGCGGCCTCTTCGGCCTGTTCGGAGGCCTCTTTACGGATCCAAGTTTCGACTGTGAACTATGCGATTGA